In the Gemmatimonadota bacterium genome, one interval contains:
- a CDS encoding type I restriction endonuclease subunit R has product MSKVGEQEILTQQRVVELFEDTLGFAYLGNWKVRNDNSNVEDELITDWLKRQGHDKGIIDKTLISFGKATALGGSRTLYDANREIYELLRYGVKIQPAVGEQTVTIWLIDWENPENNDFAIAEEVTVVGENTRRPDIVLYVNGIAIGVLELKRSIVSVSEGIRQNLDSQKKEFIRQFFTTVQLVMAGNETEGLRYGAIETPEKHWLRWKEQESSNTIDEYPLHQELSQLCDKKRLLEIVHDFIVFDTGNKKICRHNQYFGVQAAQEHVNQREGGVIWHTQGSGKSLTMVWLAKWIRENVSGGRVLIITDRTELDEQIEKVFKGVSEDIHRTKSGADLVHVLNSSNEWLVCSLIHKFSSSEEGDIDSYLDDIRKNLPSDFQAKGELFVFVDECHRTQSGKLHRAMKQLLPDSTLIGFTGTPLLRDDKRRSIETFGPYIHTYKYDEAVNDGVVLDLRYEARDIDQNITSQEKVDQWFDAKTKGLSDVAKAQLKERWGTMRRVLSSQHRLEKIVADILLDMETRDRLKSDRGNALLVSDSIYSACRIYEMFQNHGLEGKCAIITSYRPAIADIKGEETGEGLTEKIQKYDVYRKMLADYFNEPEDAAMHKADLFEQEVKKRFIESPGQMKLLIVVDKLLTGFDAPSATCLYIDKHMQDHGLFQAICRVNRLDGDDKDYGYIIDYKDLFRSLEQSIKDYTGEAFDGYDAEDVKGLLKDRLQQGRERLEETREAIKALTEHVEPPRDTSAYIKYFCGTTSGNAEQLKENEPKRVAFYKSVAAFLRAYANLANEMEEAGYSVAETKEIRTEVDHFEKARKEVKLNSGDFVDMKMFEPAMRHLLDTYIQAEESEKVSTFDDMTLVELIVRDGEDAVDMLPESMQEDKEAVSSTIENNVRRLIIDETPVNPKYYKKMSRLLDDLIRQRKQEALEYKKYLAKMVELAKKVHSPETEASESYPSTINTSALMSLYDNLVGVDGLVVKQHTPDFPVESDEDVSEAMALAIDKAIRHAKKDAWRGHTIKEREVRNAIKSELDGNEDLVNAIFDIAKHQDEY; this is encoded by the coding sequence ATGAGCAAAGTCGGTGAACAGGAGATCCTTACACAGCAACGCGTCGTCGAGTTGTTTGAAGATACGCTAGGTTTCGCCTATCTCGGTAATTGGAAGGTTCGTAACGATAATAGCAACGTAGAGGACGAACTGATTACAGACTGGCTCAAGCGCCAGGGTCACGATAAAGGGATTATCGACAAGACTCTGATTTCTTTTGGCAAGGCGACAGCACTCGGCGGAAGTAGAACGCTCTACGATGCCAACCGCGAGATTTATGAACTGCTCCGCTACGGTGTGAAGATTCAACCCGCAGTAGGTGAGCAAACGGTCACCATATGGTTGATCGATTGGGAAAACCCCGAAAACAACGACTTCGCCATCGCCGAAGAGGTGACAGTCGTCGGTGAAAATACACGACGTCCCGATATTGTACTGTACGTCAACGGAATCGCCATAGGCGTACTGGAACTGAAGCGCTCCATTGTATCGGTAAGCGAGGGCATCCGGCAGAACCTCGACAGCCAGAAGAAGGAGTTCATCCGGCAGTTTTTCACAACCGTACAGTTGGTTATGGCGGGTAACGAGACGGAAGGACTTCGTTACGGTGCGATAGAAACGCCAGAGAAACACTGGCTGCGTTGGAAGGAACAAGAATCCTCAAACACCATCGATGAATATCCACTGCACCAGGAACTCAGCCAACTTTGCGACAAGAAACGACTGTTGGAAATTGTACACGACTTCATCGTCTTCGACACGGGTAACAAAAAGATCTGTCGGCACAATCAGTACTTTGGTGTTCAAGCTGCCCAGGAGCATGTGAACCAGCGCGAGGGAGGCGTCATATGGCACACCCAGGGCAGTGGTAAAAGCCTGACCATGGTGTGGCTGGCGAAGTGGATACGCGAGAACGTCAGCGGCGGACGCGTCCTTATCATCACCGACCGCACCGAACTGGACGAGCAAATTGAGAAAGTCTTCAAAGGTGTAAGTGAGGATATTCATCGAACCAAGAGCGGTGCCGACCTTGTTCACGTCTTGAATTCATCTAACGAGTGGTTGGTTTGCTCTCTGATACACAAATTCAGTTCGTCGGAGGAAGGCGACATCGACTCATACCTCGACGATATCAGGAAGAACCTTCCCAGTGACTTCCAGGCCAAGGGAGAACTCTTCGTCTTTGTCGACGAATGCCATCGAACCCAGTCCGGCAAACTCCACAGAGCCATGAAACAGTTACTTCCTGATTCTACACTTATCGGGTTTACTGGCACACCGCTGCTAAGGGATGACAAAAGACGTAGTATCGAGACTTTCGGACCCTACATACACACCTACAAGTACGACGAAGCGGTGAACGATGGTGTGGTACTGGATCTGCGTTACGAGGCGCGCGACATAGATCAGAACATCACCTCTCAGGAGAAGGTTGATCAGTGGTTCGACGCCAAGACCAAGGGGTTGAGCGACGTGGCGAAGGCTCAACTCAAGGAGCGTTGGGGCACGATGCGGAGGGTACTGAGTTCACAGCACCGGCTGGAGAAAATCGTGGCGGACATACTGTTGGACATGGAGACGCGTGACCGACTTAAGAGTGATCGGGGCAACGCGTTGCTTGTCTCGGACAGCATATACTCGGCCTGTCGCATCTATGAGATGTTTCAGAATCATGGCCTGGAGGGAAAGTGCGCCATCATAACCTCCTATCGACCGGCCATCGCGGACATAAAAGGGGAGGAGACGGGGGAAGGGCTTACTGAGAAGATACAAAAATACGACGTCTACCGTAAGATGCTCGCGGACTACTTCAACGAACCCGAAGACGCTGCAATGCACAAGGCCGACTTGTTTGAGCAGGAAGTCAAGAAGCGCTTCATCGAAAGTCCCGGCCAAATGAAGCTATTGATCGTGGTAGACAAGCTACTGACGGGTTTTGACGCACCTTCTGCAACCTGTCTTTACATCGACAAACATATGCAGGATCACGGACTGTTCCAGGCGATCTGCCGGGTCAACCGTCTTGACGGTGATGACAAGGATTACGGATACATAATCGACTATAAAGATCTCTTCCGATCCCTGGAACAATCGATCAAAGACTACACCGGCGAGGCGTTCGATGGCTACGATGCTGAAGATGTAAAAGGATTACTTAAAGACCGGCTGCAACAAGGTCGTGAGCGGTTGGAGGAGACGAGGGAGGCAATCAAGGCACTGACGGAACACGTCGAACCACCGCGCGATACTTCCGCATATATCAAGTACTTCTGTGGCACGACAAGTGGGAACGCTGAACAACTAAAAGAAAACGAACCGAAACGCGTCGCATTCTATAAATCTGTGGCGGCTTTCCTGCGCGCATATGCAAACCTGGCAAACGAGATGGAGGAAGCTGGCTACTCCGTTGCCGAGACCAAGGAGATACGGACCGAAGTGGACCACTTTGAGAAGGCTCGGAAAGAGGTCAAGTTAAACAGCGGCGACTTTGTCGATATGAAAATGTTTGAGCCCGCCATGCGCCATCTACTTGATACCTACATCCAGGCAGAGGAAAGCGAGAAAGTCTCCACGTTCGACGATATGACCCTGGTAGAACTGATTGTCAGAGATGGTGAAGACGCAGTCGATATGCTACCTGAATCCATGCAAGAGGACAAAGAAGCCGTAAGTTCGACCATTGAGAATAACGTCCGCCGACTGATTATCGATGAGACACCGGTCAACCCGAAGTACTATAAGAAAATGTCGCGATTACTGGACGATCTGATTCGCCAGCGTAAGCAGGAAGCACTGGAATACAAAAAATACCTCGCCAAGATGGTCGAACTAGCTAAAAAAGTTCATAGTCCGGAGACCGAAGCTTCTGAGTCCTATCCTTCAACTATTAACACCTCTGCGTTAATGTCCCTGTACGACAATTTGGTTGGAGTAGACGGGTTGGTGGTGAAGCAACATACGCCGGATTTCCCCGTCGAATCAGACGAGGACGTTTCGGAGGCGATGGCTCTGGCAATAGACAAAGCCATCAGACACGCAAAGAAAGATGCAT
- a CDS encoding type II toxin-antitoxin system VapC family toxin encodes MILLDTNVVSEFTRPTPNLAVTNWIAEQSFSAVFLSAITEAELRYGVEILPMGRRRETLSIAIETLLQKVFVRRILPFDSDAARMYAKIAANRRAIGQPISDADCQLAAIARCHGAAVATRNVRDFEYCEIEVINPWSI; translated from the coding sequence ATGATACTCCTCGACACCAACGTTGTATCAGAGTTTACACGCCCAACACCCAATCTTGCCGTAACGAACTGGATTGCTGAACAATCCTTTTCAGCCGTGTTCTTGTCAGCGATCACGGAAGCGGAGTTACGGTATGGTGTGGAGATTCTACCGATGGGTAGGCGTCGTGAAACGCTAAGTATCGCAATAGAGACTCTGCTCCAGAAGGTTTTCGTGCGGCGCATCTTACCTTTTGACAGCGATGCTGCACGTATGTACGCGAAAATCGCTGCCAATCGACGAGCTATTGGGCAGCCGATCAGTGATGCAGATTGCCAGTTGGCAGCCATCGCAAGATGTCATGGAGCGGCAGTCGCAACACGTAATGTCAGAGATTTCGAATACTGCGAAATTGAGGTAATCAACCCTTGGTCCATTTGA
- a CDS encoding plasmid stabilization protein yields MASMTIRNLSEDIKHRLRIQAAEHGHSMEEEAREILRTALSERNSPINLAQAIRACFEPLGGVELDIPPRKPMRDPPELG; encoded by the coding sequence ATGGCTAGCATGACCATTCGCAATCTGAGCGAAGATATAAAACATCGACTACGCATCCAGGCGGCTGAGCATGGTCATTCCATGGAAGAAGAAGCCCGGGAAATCCTGCGAACGGCGCTGAGTGAACGCAACTCTCCAATAAACTTGGCACAAGCTATACGCGCTTGTTTTGAGCCGTTGGGTGGTGTGGAACTTGACATACCACCTCGCAAGCCGATGCGTGATCCTCCGGAGTTAGGTTGA
- a CDS encoding AAA family ATPase: protein MRKSNATALKFNVFEGRPAKQQCQILYSLAGSEKLATWQANDSPIQDLRAVDVFDADAATFYISQEKAISYTPPSVTLFEALAAVCDKVKTRLQNERELLVSTLPDMPPEYRTTNAGKMYAALRYDLSEEEIQCLTQWDKDCEEELRKLTERLNADDPKKLAIKKRETKSQLDQLGVELKNAATAVGPEQLEILRNSRREAHLKRTIATEAAAAQLGSAKLDGIGTETWNALWKAARLYSQTAYPGLEFPVTDNGALCVLCHQELAQEAQIRLQEFEAFVQGAVEIEAKAAETAYSGLLEGLPTQWNDEGTRTRCQAAGLIEEGWVENLSTFWTQVGNTCNDLRNGEKDAEAIAIEPPDKLLTEINRRAELLEQDALQNDDDAKNFDREKATQDKLNLEALRWTAQQATAIKCEITRLKNVKKYEKWEQFANSRKISLEAGRVAEKVITQAYVDRFNQELRMLGASRIKVELIKTKTVKGQALHGLRLKGVELKTENAPEEILSDGERRVVSLAAFLADVAEKPHAAPFIFDDPISSLDQDFEWHVATRLVQLARSRQVLVFTHRLSLYGAMEDAAKKVGEEWKRRNLKQRCIESFSGSAGHPADDAVWNATTKKANGILLTRLDEAKRAGETGGASAYQGLAQGICSDFRKLLERTVEDDLLNQVVRRHRRSITTDNRLRPLVRISREDCKFIDDLMTKYSSYEHSQSQEVPISLPEELELREDLESLKKWREEFKNRSTKDVV from the coding sequence ATGCGGAAATCCAATGCAACGGCGCTCAAGTTCAATGTGTTTGAAGGTCGGCCTGCAAAGCAGCAATGTCAGATTCTCTACAGTTTGGCTGGAAGCGAGAAGTTGGCTACATGGCAGGCAAACGACTCTCCGATACAGGACCTCCGCGCCGTAGATGTATTCGACGCAGATGCTGCGACCTTTTATATCAGCCAGGAGAAAGCAATCTCCTACACGCCACCGTCCGTAACTTTGTTCGAGGCGTTGGCAGCTGTGTGCGACAAAGTGAAAACGAGACTTCAAAATGAACGGGAACTTCTAGTCAGCACACTCCCAGATATGCCGCCAGAATACCGAACTACTAACGCAGGTAAAATGTATGCTGCACTGAGATACGATCTTAGCGAGGAAGAGATCCAATGTCTAACACAGTGGGATAAAGATTGCGAAGAAGAACTCAGGAAGCTGACTGAACGCCTAAATGCGGACGACCCGAAAAAGCTCGCGATTAAAAAACGTGAAACAAAGAGCCAACTCGACCAACTCGGAGTAGAGTTGAAAAACGCCGCGACCGCCGTTGGCCCTGAACAGTTGGAAATTCTGCGAAATTCTCGTAGGGAGGCACATCTGAAACGTACGATCGCTACTGAGGCCGCTGCCGCCCAATTAGGAAGTGCCAAATTAGATGGCATTGGGACTGAAACTTGGAATGCACTTTGGAAGGCAGCACGCCTTTATTCGCAGACAGCTTATCCAGGATTAGAATTCCCTGTTACAGATAACGGCGCATTGTGCGTTCTTTGTCATCAGGAATTGGCTCAAGAAGCACAAATTCGATTGCAGGAGTTTGAAGCTTTTGTCCAAGGTGCAGTAGAGATTGAAGCCAAGGCGGCTGAAACAGCGTACAGCGGATTGCTGGAAGGCTTACCGACACAATGGAATGACGAGGGAACCCGTACGAGGTGTCAGGCTGCTGGGCTGATCGAGGAGGGCTGGGTCGAGAATCTAAGTACCTTCTGGACCCAAGTGGGCAATACCTGTAACGATCTTCGTAACGGCGAGAAAGATGCGGAGGCCATTGCCATAGAACCACCCGATAAACTATTGACCGAAATAAACCGACGCGCCGAATTACTTGAGCAAGACGCACTGCAAAATGATGACGATGCGAAGAACTTCGATCGGGAAAAGGCAACTCAAGACAAATTGAATTTGGAGGCCTTGCGTTGGACGGCGCAGCAAGCTACTGCGATTAAATGTGAAATCACTCGTCTAAAGAATGTGAAAAAATATGAGAAATGGGAGCAATTTGCGAACTCACGAAAGATATCCCTTGAGGCAGGACGTGTCGCCGAGAAAGTAATCACGCAGGCATACGTAGATCGGTTCAACCAAGAACTCAGGATGTTGGGCGCATCGCGAATAAAGGTCGAACTAATTAAAACAAAGACTGTAAAAGGGCAAGCACTACACGGTCTTCGTCTGAAGGGGGTCGAATTGAAAACGGAGAATGCTCCTGAAGAAATTCTGAGCGACGGAGAACGTCGCGTCGTATCTCTAGCGGCGTTTCTGGCCGATGTGGCAGAGAAGCCCCACGCGGCCCCATTCATTTTTGACGATCCGATCTCGTCGCTGGATCAAGACTTCGAATGGCACGTGGCGACTCGTCTTGTTCAACTGGCAAGGAGTCGTCAAGTTTTGGTGTTTACACACCGGCTTTCCCTATATGGTGCGATGGAGGACGCTGCAAAAAAAGTCGGTGAAGAATGGAAGCGTAGAAACCTTAAGCAACGATGCATTGAATCCTTTTCAGGATCCGCTGGTCACCCGGCTGATGATGCTGTCTGGAATGCTACTACCAAAAAGGCCAACGGTATTCTTTTGACGCGTCTGGACGAGGCCAAAAGGGCTGGCGAAACGGGCGGTGCTTCCGCCTACCAAGGTCTCGCGCAAGGAATTTGCTCTGACTTTCGTAAACTATTGGAGCGCACGGTCGAAGACGACCTGCTGAATCAAGTTGTGCGCCGTCACCGAAGGAGTATCACGACTGATAACAGACTTAGACCGCTTGTAAGAATCAGTCGAGAAGATTGTAAGTTTATTGATGATCTGATGACCAAGTATTCGAGCTACGAGCACAGTCAGTCGCAGGAAGTGCCGATCTCACTTCCTGAAGAACTGGAACTGCGCGAAGACTTGGAGTCTCTGAAGAAATGGCGCGAGGAGTTCAAGAATCGGTCCACAAAGGACGTAGTCTGA
- a CDS encoding restriction endonuclease subunit S has protein sequence MNTKPETVGNALSDLFPELPANTYSHAAPAVMHRTQADRSDEVPSGYKQTEVGVIPSAWDVMRIGELFKSTAGGDLVSQRSSDVQSDSHPYPIFANGVSQEGLYGFSDYTENQPGSITITARGSLGVAFYRNTSFVAIGRLLVLKPKIRMDSRYFSNYINHGVRFAVESTGVPQLTAPQVARYSVPVPPEPEQRAIAEVLSDINKLLKAQEVLIAKKRALKHAVMQRLLTGECRLPGFNETWQTKQLGELIHLEPAGIYGVARQSEQLIGMPFATTTHINLNDSWNNKEMGIRYFTEQQVARFSPKEGDLIVVKSSGSAASIQTGKVGYVSAGIAGTFIFSNFLMLLRPTNCDARFLYYQLVSSRIKKNLPYLVEASTYPNLRISDYLELQVPLPSNEEQLAIVNVLSDMDDEITALEHRRDKTLLVKQNMMQQLLTGRIRLVELERTADA, from the coding sequence ATGAATACGAAACCAGAAACTGTGGGTAACGCCCTTAGTGATCTGTTCCCAGAGTTACCAGCAAATACTTATTCGCATGCCGCGCCCGCTGTGATGCACCGCACGCAGGCAGACAGGTCGGATGAGGTGCCGTCAGGTTACAAGCAGACTGAAGTGGGGGTGATTCCTTCTGCATGGGACGTAATGAGAATCGGCGAATTGTTTAAATCAACGGCTGGTGGCGACTTGGTCTCACAAAGATCCAGCGATGTGCAAAGCGATAGTCATCCATATCCCATCTTCGCGAACGGTGTTTCGCAGGAAGGCCTCTATGGATTCTCTGACTACACAGAAAACCAACCAGGGTCAATCACTATCACAGCGAGAGGCTCTTTGGGAGTAGCTTTTTATAGAAATACATCATTTGTAGCGATAGGCAGGCTTCTGGTGTTGAAGCCAAAGATCAGAATGGACTCCAGGTATTTCTCCAATTACATCAATCATGGAGTCCGTTTTGCTGTCGAAAGCACGGGTGTGCCTCAGTTAACAGCCCCTCAAGTCGCACGCTATTCGGTACCAGTTCCGCCGGAGCCTGAACAACGCGCTATTGCCGAGGTATTGTCGGACATAAACAAACTACTCAAAGCGCAGGAAGTGCTGATCGCCAAGAAACGGGCTTTAAAGCATGCGGTCATGCAGCGTCTGCTCACCGGTGAGTGCCGCCTCCCTGGATTCAATGAGACGTGGCAAACGAAGCAATTGGGTGAGTTAATTCACCTAGAACCCGCTGGGATCTACGGCGTAGCCCGACAGTCTGAGCAACTCATAGGAATGCCTTTTGCGACCACAACCCACATTAATCTTAACGACAGCTGGAACAACAAAGAGATGGGAATTCGTTACTTTACTGAGCAACAGGTTGCACGTTTTTCGCCGAAAGAAGGGGATCTAATTGTAGTGAAGTCAAGTGGTTCTGCTGCAAGCATTCAAACCGGAAAAGTTGGATATGTCTCTGCCGGAATAGCCGGGACGTTCATTTTCAGCAATTTCCTAATGCTCCTTCGCCCTACTAATTGTGATGCGCGGTTTTTGTATTATCAACTAGTGTCCAGCAGAATAAAGAAAAACCTTCCGTATTTGGTTGAGGCATCTACGTATCCCAATCTCCGTATCTCCGATTATTTAGAGTTACAAGTCCCCTTACCTTCGAACGAGGAGCAATTAGCAATCGTCAACGTATTGTCCGACATGGACGACGAGATCACCGCACTGGAACATCGCCGGGACAAGACACTCTTAGTCAAACAGAATATGATGCAGCAACTCCTCACCGGCCGGATACGATTGGTCGAATTAGAGAGGACTGCAGATGCCTGA
- a CDS encoding N-6 DNA methylase, translated as MALKKSQLYSSLWQSCDELRGGMDASQYKDYVLTLLFMKYVSDKAAKDPNMLIEVPEGGGFSDIVKLVGDKEIGDKINTVIATLAEKNDLVGVIDQADFNDENKLGSGKEMQDRLSRLVAIFNSLDFGANRADGDDLLGDAYEYLMMHFATESGKSKGQFYTPAEVSRIMAQVIGIGPDTRQDQTLYDPTCGSGSLLLRAANEAPRGITVYGQEMDNATYALARMNIILHGHETAEVWRGNTLAAPYFKSQNDRLKTFDFAVANPPFSAKAWSNGLDPANDEFGRFGYGIPPARNGDYAFLLHLVASLNSKGKGAIILPHGVLFRGNREADIRKNVIQRGFIKGIVGLPPNLFYGTGIPACILVLDKENAHARDGIFMIDASKGFRKDGNKNRLREQDLHRIVDVFNRLIELPRYSRMVPIAEIASPPNDYNLNIPRYIDSSEPEDLHDLDAHLRGGIPDRDLDALGAYWDVFPSLRQTLFVGNGRKGYSASRIETRQVNAAILDHGEFRSYQARVSVVLDDWCKVHEAVLKGLVTGTNPREIIRTLAEDLLTRVADLPLLNPYNVFQRLMDYWDETMQDDVYLITTDGWNETIRPRSIIEDKGRKVKELPDLTIKRVKYKMDLLPPKLIVSRYFTGDQTAIEALQTKHEIASRELEEFVEEQTGEEGLLADVVNDKGKVTKSSVTQRLKAIRFEPESEEEQDALKQCRTLIEAETQVTKAVKILQELLDEKVLARYTTLTENEIRTLVVEDKWFASIRAAIENEVQGLTQQLAGRVRELEERYAQPLPELEREVETFGAKVEGHLRRMGISL; from the coding sequence ATGGCCCTGAAGAAGTCCCAACTGTATTCCTCTCTTTGGCAAAGCTGCGATGAACTGCGTGGTGGCATGGACGCCTCTCAGTACAAGGATTACGTCCTTACACTGCTGTTCATGAAGTACGTCTCCGACAAGGCGGCCAAAGACCCGAACATGCTCATAGAAGTTCCCGAAGGTGGGGGTTTCTCCGATATTGTAAAGCTTGTCGGTGATAAGGAGATCGGCGATAAGATAAACACAGTGATCGCTACGCTCGCTGAAAAAAACGACTTGGTAGGCGTCATAGATCAAGCGGATTTCAACGACGAAAACAAGCTGGGGTCCGGCAAAGAAATGCAGGACAGGCTCTCCAGGCTCGTTGCTATATTTAATAGCCTGGATTTCGGCGCAAATCGGGCCGATGGGGATGATCTCCTCGGCGACGCCTATGAGTATCTGATGATGCACTTTGCCACAGAATCCGGCAAAAGCAAGGGACAGTTCTACACGCCGGCCGAGGTCTCGCGCATCATGGCACAGGTAATCGGCATCGGGCCGGATACCCGGCAGGATCAGACCCTCTACGACCCGACATGCGGTTCAGGTTCGCTCCTGCTCAGGGCCGCCAATGAAGCGCCGCGCGGCATTACAGTATACGGGCAGGAAATGGACAATGCCACCTATGCGCTGGCGCGGATGAACATAATCCTGCATGGTCACGAGACTGCCGAAGTCTGGCGAGGAAACACTCTTGCTGCTCCGTATTTTAAGAGCCAGAACGACCGTCTCAAGACCTTCGACTTTGCCGTTGCCAATCCGCCATTTTCCGCCAAGGCCTGGTCCAACGGCCTTGATCCGGCCAACGACGAGTTTGGACGTTTTGGCTACGGTATCCCACCTGCCAGGAACGGCGACTACGCCTTTCTCCTTCACCTTGTTGCGTCGCTCAACAGTAAGGGCAAAGGCGCGATCATCCTACCTCACGGCGTACTGTTTCGGGGCAACCGGGAGGCGGACATACGCAAGAACGTCATCCAACGCGGATTTATCAAGGGTATCGTCGGCCTTCCGCCCAACCTGTTCTACGGCACCGGTATCCCCGCATGTATCCTAGTACTAGACAAGGAAAACGCCCATGCGCGCGACGGCATCTTCATGATCGACGCAAGCAAGGGCTTCCGCAAGGACGGCAACAAGAACCGGCTGCGGGAACAGGATCTCCACCGGATCGTCGACGTATTCAATCGACTGATTGAGTTGCCGCGTTATTCCCGCATGGTACCGATCGCCGAGATCGCGAGCCCCCCTAACGATTATAACCTCAACATACCGCGCTACATCGATTCCAGCGAACCGGAAGATTTGCACGACCTAGATGCCCATCTGCGAGGCGGCATCCCGGACCGCGACCTCGACGCGCTCGGTGCATACTGGGACGTCTTCCCCTCACTGCGCCAGACGTTGTTTGTCGGTAACGGCCGAAAGGGCTACAGTGCTAGTCGCATCGAAACGAGACAGGTGAATGCAGCTATTCTCGATCACGGAGAATTTAGATCGTACCAGGCCCGTGTTTCGGTTGTACTCGACGATTGGTGTAAAGTACACGAGGCCGTTCTCAAGGGACTGGTAACTGGTACTAACCCGAGGGAGATCATTCGCACCCTGGCAGAGGATCTGCTGACTCGTGTCGCAGACCTGCCACTGCTCAATCCGTATAACGTGTTTCAGAGGTTGATGGACTATTGGGACGAAACGATGCAGGACGACGTGTACCTGATTACTACGGACGGTTGGAACGAAACCATCAGGCCGCGTAGCATCATCGAAGACAAAGGTCGAAAGGTCAAAGAATTGCCGGATCTCACGATCAAGCGCGTAAAGTACAAGATGGATTTGCTTCCACCGAAGCTGATCGTCTCTCGGTACTTTACCGGCGATCAAACTGCAATCGAAGCCCTGCAGACGAAGCATGAAATCGCCAGCCGGGAACTGGAGGAGTTCGTTGAGGAGCAGACAGGTGAAGAGGGGTTGCTAGCGGATGTTGTCAATGACAAGGGCAAGGTCACCAAGAGCAGTGTCACGCAGCGGCTCAAGGCTATCCGATTCGAGCCGGAGAGCGAGGAAGAACAAGATGCCCTAAAGCAATGCAGGACCCTAATCGAGGCCGAGACTCAGGTGACTAAGGCAGTTAAAATCCTCCAAGAACTCTTGGACGAGAAAGTGCTGGCCCGCTACACAACACTCACAGAAAATGAGATCAGGACGCTGGTGGTCGAGGACAAGTGGTTTGCGAGCATACGGGCTGCAATCGAGAATGAGGTGCAAGGACTGACACAACAGCTTGCCGGACGCGTGAGGGAACTAGAAGAACGCTACGCCCAACCGTTGCCAGAATTGGAGCGGGAGGTGGAGACGTTTGGTGCAAAGGTCGAGGGGCACTTAAGGCGGATGGGGATTTCACTATGA
- a CDS encoding phytanoyl-CoA dioxygenase family protein, whose product MTPHEQYLFDLQGFIAVPDALDAGQLAELNRILDEKIEGAMEPGATTHRFGFTMLDWGPAYRDLIDNPRIVPYLEQIVGLQFRLDHDYADIIRQGDGPIGTTLHGGAIPFNPLYSYTCVNQEIRCGLTVVAYNLKDVNPGDGGFGCVPGSHKANFRFPDEWRNLKTDQPFIRAVTGKAGTAVIFTEALTHGTMPWLGDERRTLFYKYSPNSVSWYAEYYEAEKYEGLTERQQQILEAPNARYRQRAKGGVVV is encoded by the coding sequence ATGACCCCCCATGAGCAATACCTCTTCGACCTGCAGGGCTTCATCGCGGTTCCTGACGCCCTCGACGCCGGACAACTCGCCGAACTGAACCGTATCCTGGACGAGAAGATCGAAGGGGCGATGGAACCCGGCGCGACCACGCACCGATTCGGATTCACCATGCTCGACTGGGGACCCGCCTACCGCGACCTGATCGACAATCCGCGCATCGTCCCCTACTTGGAGCAAATCGTCGGACTGCAGTTCCGGCTGGACCACGACTACGCCGACATCATCCGCCAGGGCGACGGACCCATCGGCACGACCCTCCACGGCGGCGCCATCCCCTTCAACCCGCTGTATTCCTACACCTGCGTCAACCAGGAGATCCGGTGCGGCCTGACCGTGGTCGCCTACAACCTGAAGGACGTGAACCCCGGCGACGGCGGCTTCGGCTGCGTGCCCGGCAGCCACAAGGCCAACTTCCGGTTCCCCGACGAGTGGCGCAACCTCAAGACCGACCAGCCCTTCATCCGCGCCGTGACCGGCAAGGCCGGCACCGCCGTCATCTTCACCGAGGCGCTGACCCACGGCACCATGCCCTGGCTCGGCGACGAACGCCGCACCCTCTTCTACAAGTACTCGCCCAACTCGGTATCCTGGTACGCGGAGTACTACGAAGCCGAAAAGTACGAGGGACTGACGGAACGGCAGCAGCAGATCCTCGAGGCGCCGAACGCCAGGTACCGGCAGCGGGCTAAGGGTGGGGTGGTTGTGTAG